A DNA window from Nitrospira sp. contains the following coding sequences:
- a CDS encoding HEAT repeat domain-containing protein (MaGe:77310717) yields MRWSVLIAIVPLGFCFVSLAGCYQSSASSSPQSTVETLIKLLRDRDDVLRRTAAEALGKVGDQQAIQGLTLALGDPAVMVREAAAYSLSQVGPIERATTEHLARLLADPAPSVRTAAAQTLSSLDQGKELWPLWQSQLTHDDPAVRRAVIHALEGIDRPEVIEALLGVLRDPDADVRRAAVVALVESGDPHVVPLLRGRLSADPSSSVRAEVAYRLQFVSGGEDRQELSVVAGREESAQVRRWAEQTLKEMGRYGSDSTPRRVPPTGLGPSHRYP; encoded by the coding sequence ATGAGATGGTCTGTGCTTATTGCTATTGTCCCGCTTGGTTTCTGTTTTGTTTCACTGGCTGGCTGCTACCAATCTTCAGCTAGCTCCTCTCCTCAAAGCACGGTTGAAACGCTGATCAAGCTTTTGCGAGACCGCGATGACGTACTGCGTCGAACTGCGGCGGAGGCCTTGGGAAAGGTTGGCGATCAGCAGGCTATTCAGGGCCTTACCCTGGCGTTAGGCGATCCAGCCGTCATGGTTCGGGAAGCTGCCGCCTATAGTTTGAGCCAGGTCGGTCCTATCGAGAGAGCCACTACCGAACATCTTGCGCGGTTACTCGCCGATCCTGCCCCATCGGTTCGCACTGCGGCTGCTCAGACACTGTCGTCGCTCGATCAGGGCAAGGAGCTCTGGCCTCTGTGGCAATCTCAGTTGACTCATGACGATCCCGCTGTGCGTCGTGCTGTGATTCATGCATTGGAAGGGATCGATCGGCCTGAGGTCATAGAGGCGCTTTTAGGAGTTCTGCGCGATCCAGACGCAGACGTTCGACGTGCTGCTGTTGTGGCGCTGGTTGAATCAGGAGATCCGCATGTGGTGCCGTTGTTGCGCGGTCGGTTGAGTGCAGACCCTTCGTCTTCTGTTCGAGCGGAAGTCGCGTATCGGCTGCAATTCGTTTCTGGGGGTGAGGATCGACAGGAGTTGAGTGTTGTTGCGGGGCGTGAGGAGAGTGCGCAAGTTCGGCGTTGGGCTGAGCAAACGCTTAAGGAGATGGGGAGATACGGTTCCGATTCAACGCCTCGACGAGTTCCACCAACTGGGCTTGGGCCTTCTCATCGATATCCGTAA
- a CDS encoding Sec-independent protein translocase protein TatA (MaGe:77310718) has protein sequence MFGTMGISELIIILVIVLIIFGAGRLPSIGEGVGKALKGFKKEVNEIPPPPVDAAQPQPEATAAVETPQVDRPAPQPAASAPAAPKATNVPYVPGPELTPGTTASMMYNMGPQSPQAPRAAAAPPAQTGGGQQALSMEERAAAPAPMSRAQYPPLPPGAQAKPAAKRPSAIVNKDAVARVQAQQAALKVKAAQAPAGLTPNDMQGLGEGLGDALRTFRQTVADVRNTVDPQVRTVQFEMDAAQKEFQQSLEAARELPAVEEDPPKQA, from the coding sequence ATGTTCGGGACGATGGGGATTTCAGAGCTGATCATTATTTTGGTGATCGTGCTGATTATTTTCGGCGCGGGACGATTGCCGTCCATCGGGGAGGGTGTCGGCAAGGCCTTGAAGGGCTTTAAAAAAGAAGTCAACGAGATCCCGCCGCCTCCTGTAGATGCGGCGCAGCCTCAACCGGAAGCAACCGCGGCAGTTGAGACACCTCAAGTGGACAGACCGGCCCCTCAGCCGGCCGCATCCGCTCCGGCAGCTCCGAAGGCGACGAATGTTCCTTATGTGCCGGGTCCTGAGCTGACGCCGGGAACGACGGCCTCGATGATGTACAACATGGGCCCACAATCTCCGCAAGCGCCTCGGGCGGCAGCTGCGCCACCGGCTCAGACGGGCGGGGGACAACAAGCGTTGTCGATGGAAGAGCGGGCGGCGGCGCCGGCTCCGATGTCGCGCGCGCAATATCCTCCGTTGCCTCCGGGCGCGCAAGCCAAGCCGGCGGCGAAGCGTCCATCGGCGATTGTCAACAAAGACGCAGTCGCGCGGGTGCAAGCGCAGCAAGCCGCGCTCAAAGTGAAAGCGGCTCAAGCTCCGGCGGGGTTGACTCCGAACGATATGCAGGGGCTTGGTGAAGGATTGGGTGACGCGTTACGGACATTCCGGCAGACGGTCGCGGATGTCCGGAACACCGTGGACCCTCAGGTCCGGACCGTTCAATTTGAGATGGATGCGGCGCAGAAAGAGTTCCAGCAGTCTTTGGAAGCGGCCAGAGAATTGCCAGCGGTGGAAGAAGATCCTCCGAAGCAGGCTTGA
- a CDS encoding Aminopeptidase YpdF (MP-, MA-, MS-, AP-, NP- specific) (MaGe:77310719) yields the protein MMPYMTRSSQYHERIAAIQAAIRESGTADGWLFYDFRGSDPLAYRVLLLDPSRHVTRRWYYWIPAQGAPVKLLHRIEPHVLEELPGRDQLYVSWEQQQTLLASILKGSRRIAMQYSPLNAVPYLSRVDAGTIELIRSFDVEVVSAADLVQRFEAVWTDAQLESHRYAVTALRRIVDEAFAHVGSTLRAGRALTEYDLQQFILGRIHDAGMVTSSPPIAAVNAHSADPHYGPTAAASSPVLRDSLVLIDLWAKRQEPGAVYGDITWTGFTASEVPARHREIFDSVRQGRDAALSFVQQRVAAGQFPFGWEVDDACRRVISQAGYGDRFVHRTGHSIGEEVHGNGANIDNLETQESRRLMPKTCFSIEPGIYLPDEFGIRSELDVYVSEQEAVVYGQPLQTGIVPIF from the coding sequence ATGATGCCGTACATGACGAGGTCTTCGCAGTATCATGAGCGTATCGCCGCGATTCAGGCAGCCATCCGTGAGAGCGGTACGGCGGACGGATGGCTATTCTATGATTTTCGCGGAAGCGATCCCCTGGCCTACCGGGTCTTGCTGCTCGATCCGTCTCGCCATGTGACCCGCCGCTGGTATTATTGGATTCCCGCACAGGGCGCTCCCGTCAAATTGCTGCATCGTATTGAACCGCATGTGCTGGAAGAATTGCCCGGGCGGGACCAGCTCTATGTGTCGTGGGAGCAGCAGCAGACGCTGTTGGCGTCGATTCTCAAGGGCTCGCGTCGCATCGCGATGCAATATTCGCCGCTGAACGCAGTGCCGTACCTCTCGCGCGTGGATGCCGGCACGATCGAGCTGATTCGCAGTTTCGATGTAGAGGTTGTCAGTGCCGCCGATCTCGTTCAGCGTTTCGAGGCGGTTTGGACGGACGCGCAGCTCGAATCGCATCGATATGCGGTGACGGCGTTACGCCGGATTGTCGACGAGGCCTTTGCCCATGTCGGTTCGACTCTCCGGGCCGGTCGCGCGCTCACCGAATATGATCTTCAGCAATTTATTCTTGGCCGGATTCACGATGCGGGCATGGTGACGTCGAGCCCACCGATTGCCGCCGTGAATGCGCATAGCGCCGATCCTCATTACGGACCGACGGCGGCGGCCTCGTCGCCGGTGTTGCGCGATAGTCTGGTGTTGATCGATCTCTGGGCAAAGCGCCAGGAGCCGGGAGCGGTGTATGGCGACATCACCTGGACGGGGTTTACAGCGAGTGAGGTTCCCGCGCGCCATCGGGAGATCTTCGACTCTGTCCGGCAGGGACGCGATGCGGCGCTGTCGTTTGTGCAACAGCGGGTGGCCGCCGGTCAATTCCCATTTGGCTGGGAGGTCGATGACGCCTGCCGCCGGGTGATCAGCCAGGCCGGGTATGGCGACCGGTTTGTGCATCGGACAGGGCATTCGATCGGCGAAGAAGTGCATGGAAACGGAGCGAATATCGACAACCTCGAAACGCAAGAGAGCCGCCGACTGATGCCCAAGACCTGTTTCTCCATTGAGCCCGGGATTTACCTTCCTGACGAATTCGGGATTCGGAGTGAGTTGGATGTGTATGTGTCTGAACAAGAGGCGGTGGTGTATGGCCAGCCGCTGCAGACGGGAATTGTCCCGATTTTCTGA
- a CDS encoding hypothetical protein (Evidence 4 : Unknown function but conserved in other organisms; MaGe:77310720): MLQCTTMALETPPDATPYRVTLFFGPEPVDDDSSTQTCVFNVKKRSWKAGIQVSVDIATDQLAALQETIREAAPIAKALEVLPESERVDANARLPDLAAQAIAWCKLDLRLTTGLPQENQRILSHELIPELNQSLLTRREYAITYILTELDLMP, from the coding sequence ATGCTACAATGCACGACCATGGCTCTTGAGACACCGCCGGATGCCACTCCCTATCGCGTAACGCTCTTCTTCGGCCCGGAACCGGTCGACGACGATTCCAGCACACAGACCTGTGTCTTCAATGTGAAAAAACGCAGCTGGAAAGCCGGCATCCAGGTATCTGTCGACATTGCCACCGACCAGCTTGCCGCGCTTCAAGAAACCATTCGAGAGGCTGCTCCAATCGCCAAGGCTCTCGAAGTGTTACCCGAATCCGAACGCGTGGACGCCAATGCCCGCCTCCCGGATCTCGCCGCGCAAGCGATCGCCTGGTGCAAACTCGACCTGCGCCTGACTACTGGACTCCCGCAGGAAAACCAGCGGATCCTTAGCCATGAGCTCATCCCTGAATTGAATCAAAGCCTGCTGACCCGCCGCGAGTATGCCATCACCTACATTCTTACAGAGCTCGACCTGATGCCATGA
- a CDS encoding hypothetical protein (Evidence 4 : Unknown function but conserved in other organisms; MaGe:77310721): MTQLGFIRTLPLVAFVVVMTFTSLIAAPAWSQSSSSDSQQGTPSGAGMQAGAAVSTILYFPFKAAFAIGGGVVGGLAYLFSGLNEQTAKSIWIPSMYGTYVITPEHLSGDRSVRFLGVAAENDAPAGSSSTPAMEPVR; the protein is encoded by the coding sequence GTGACACAGCTTGGATTTATCCGCACACTCCCCTTGGTCGCATTCGTCGTCGTCATGACATTCACCTCGCTGATCGCCGCACCGGCCTGGAGCCAATCGTCATCTTCCGATAGCCAACAGGGCACGCCGTCCGGCGCGGGCATGCAAGCGGGCGCGGCTGTTTCAACCATTCTGTATTTCCCCTTCAAAGCCGCCTTTGCGATCGGCGGCGGCGTTGTCGGAGGACTCGCCTATTTGTTCTCCGGCTTGAATGAGCAAACCGCGAAGAGCATTTGGATCCCGAGCATGTACGGCACCTATGTCATCACACCGGAGCACTTGTCCGGCGACCGATCTGTCCGGTTCCTGGGGGTTGCAGCCGAAAACGACGCTCCTGCAGGCAGCTCCAGCACGCCCGCCATGGAACCAGTCCGGTGA
- a CDS encoding Gamma-glutamyl-gamma-aminobutyrate hydrolase family protein (MaGe:77310722), whose protein sequence is MKPVIGVTPDFNAGDRKEWGGREPTYFLRARYVRAIEELGGIPLILPLVADAAGRRRLLERVDGLLLTGSGPDLPPRLYGERQRYKFPLVSERRANFELDLVHLAHTRDLPVLGICGGMQTINVACGGSLFQDLSSQMPHALPHRQKTKAIHLAHSVDIAAGSLLRKIVAKATVRVNSSHHQSVKTVAPSLIASAIAPDGVIEAVESPGHRFFLGVQWHPEFLFERHIAHRRLFQALLRAAGRTHTT, encoded by the coding sequence ATGAAGCCCGTCATCGGCGTGACCCCAGACTTCAATGCCGGTGACCGCAAGGAATGGGGTGGGCGAGAGCCCACCTACTTTCTCCGTGCCCGTTACGTCCGCGCTATCGAAGAACTCGGCGGCATCCCTCTCATTCTCCCCTTAGTCGCCGATGCGGCTGGGCGGAGGCGGCTGCTCGAACGCGTCGACGGGCTTCTGCTGACCGGCAGCGGCCCCGACCTTCCGCCCCGCCTCTACGGAGAACGCCAGCGCTACAAATTCCCACTCGTCAGCGAACGCCGCGCGAACTTCGAGCTGGACCTCGTGCATCTCGCTCACACGCGCGACCTTCCTGTTCTCGGCATCTGCGGCGGGATGCAGACCATCAATGTCGCCTGCGGAGGCAGCCTCTTCCAGGATTTATCTTCGCAAATGCCTCACGCGCTTCCTCACCGGCAGAAAACCAAAGCCATCCATCTGGCGCACTCGGTCGATATCGCGGCCGGAAGCCTCCTCAGAAAGATCGTTGCCAAAGCCACCGTGCGAGTGAATAGCTCACACCACCAATCCGTGAAAACCGTTGCCCCTTCGCTGATCGCGAGCGCGATCGCGCCGGATGGCGTCATCGAAGCCGTCGAATCCCCCGGCCATCGATTCTTCCTCGGCGTCCAATGGCATCCTGAATTTCTCTTCGAGCGACACATCGCCCATCGCCGATTATTCCAAGCCCTGCTCCGCGCCGCCGGCCGCACGCACACCACCTAA
- a CDS encoding Methylthioribose transporter (MaGe:77310723) yields the protein MDPAPAESTTHPTRADSVTRCLFRAKSIERILADADQPQYRLKRTLSAWDLTALGIGAIIGTGIFVLIGTAIVGDAGRPGAGPGIVLSFILSGLTCLLAALCYAEFAAMIPVAGSAYTYSYATLGEFLAWITGWNLILEYGVACVAVAIGWSGYFNNLLKLAGLDLPDWATHAPGGPEGGLANIPAAIIVLLVTIVLVIGIKESARATGIIVCLKLAVILFFIAAGTPSVNPDNWSPFMPNGFTGVTAAAATVFFAYIGFDAVTTTAEEARNPQRDLPIGIMASLGICTILYVSVAAVLTGLVPYRQIDIHAPVAEALRLVGHKWGAAIVAMGAVAGITSVLVVMMLGQIRVFFAISRDGLLSPWLSTVHPRFGTPHHATILTGIGVAIMAAFVPIGTAADMTNIGTFFAFTLVCIGLIVLRYARPHQPRPFKTPLMPWIPLLGVLSCLGLMWQLPTLTWHRFVWWTLAGVIIYGVYGMRHSKLAAQTHNHSSINHK from the coding sequence ATGGATCCCGCTCCTGCTGAATCGACGACGCATCCAACGCGTGCAGATTCCGTGACACGCTGCCTGTTCCGCGCCAAATCCATCGAGCGCATTCTGGCCGATGCCGACCAGCCCCAATATCGCCTCAAGCGAACCTTGAGTGCCTGGGATCTCACGGCATTGGGCATTGGAGCCATCATTGGAACCGGGATCTTTGTCTTAATCGGAACCGCCATTGTCGGAGATGCAGGCCGGCCAGGAGCGGGGCCCGGGATCGTCCTGTCCTTCATCCTCTCCGGACTGACCTGTCTCCTCGCGGCGCTCTGCTATGCGGAATTTGCCGCGATGATTCCCGTGGCCGGATCGGCCTATACCTATTCGTATGCGACGCTGGGAGAATTCCTGGCTTGGATCACCGGCTGGAATTTGATTTTGGAATATGGCGTAGCCTGCGTGGCCGTCGCCATCGGCTGGTCCGGCTATTTCAACAATCTGCTGAAGCTCGCTGGGCTCGATCTACCAGACTGGGCCACCCACGCACCGGGAGGGCCGGAGGGCGGCCTGGCGAATATTCCCGCCGCCATCATTGTCCTGCTCGTGACGATCGTGCTGGTCATCGGCATCAAGGAAAGCGCCCGAGCCACCGGCATAATCGTCTGCCTCAAACTCGCCGTGATTCTGTTTTTCATCGCCGCGGGGACTCCGTCCGTCAACCCGGATAATTGGTCTCCGTTCATGCCGAACGGCTTCACGGGAGTCACCGCCGCCGCCGCGACCGTCTTCTTTGCCTATATCGGATTCGACGCCGTCACCACAACGGCGGAAGAAGCCCGCAATCCGCAACGCGACCTGCCGATCGGCATCATGGCGTCGCTCGGCATTTGCACAATTCTCTATGTGTCCGTCGCCGCCGTCCTGACCGGGCTCGTTCCCTATCGCCAGATCGACATTCACGCGCCGGTGGCGGAAGCGCTGCGCCTCGTGGGACATAAATGGGGAGCGGCTATCGTCGCCATGGGCGCCGTCGCCGGCATCACCAGCGTGCTGGTCGTCATGATGTTGGGACAGATTCGTGTGTTCTTCGCGATTTCGCGAGACGGGCTGTTAAGCCCCTGGCTGTCGACCGTCCATCCGCGCTTCGGCACCCCGCACCATGCCACAATCCTAACTGGCATCGGCGTGGCGATTATGGCCGCCTTCGTCCCCATCGGCACCGCCGCCGACATGACAAACATCGGAACGTTCTTCGCCTTCACACTCGTCTGTATCGGACTCATCGTCCTGCGCTACGCCCGTCCTCATCAACCACGCCCATTCAAAACTCCGCTCATGCCATGGATACCGCTGCTGGGAGTCCTTTCCTGCCTAGGACTCATGTGGCAACTCCCCACGCTTACCTGGCATCGATTCGTCTGGTGGACGCTCGCCGGAGTAATTATTTATGGGGTATACGGTATGCGGCACAGCAAACTAGCCGCACAGACTCACAATCATTCATCGATCAATCACAAATAG
- a CDS encoding hypothetical protein (Evidence 4 : Unknown function but conserved in other organisms; MaGe:77310724), translated as MANLLEYVGCVHIYLGPYRGNPIALYLNRTGSSCQIGPKAYPWNDVTGVGETPNKAAADFEDKWKTKGLAAEMYSGPSWEGGIKPEKPAPPKPAAPPKPAVAPAPPGAAAVSSPTASAAPVAPAAASAVPLPTAAPAASPEPSAETK; from the coding sequence ATGGCGAATTTGCTTGAATACGTCGGTTGCGTGCATATCTACCTCGGCCCCTATCGAGGCAACCCGATTGCGTTGTATTTGAATCGCACGGGATCCTCCTGCCAGATCGGTCCGAAAGCCTATCCCTGGAACGATGTGACGGGCGTGGGCGAGACTCCCAACAAAGCCGCCGCCGATTTCGAAGATAAATGGAAAACCAAGGGGCTGGCGGCAGAGATGTATTCAGGCCCTTCCTGGGAAGGCGGGATTAAGCCGGAGAAGCCCGCGCCGCCTAAACCGGCTGCGCCTCCCAAGCCAGCCGTCGCGCCGGCTCCACCTGGCGCCGCTGCGGTTTCTTCACCTACAGCGTCAGCCGCCCCGGTGGCTCCTGCCGCAGCCTCAGCAGTTCCTCTTCCGACAGCCGCCCCGGCTGCTTCTCCTGAGCCATCCGCTGAAACGAAGTAG
- a CDS encoding conserved membrane protein of unknown function (Evidence 4 : Unknown function but conserved in other organisms; MaGe:77310725) — translation METDELRTRRNALMRRWCQYMEWLDRLGYATAGFSLLILGMLVFIHAWYVFLAGQFDPKGHVLILPAGLRLLNDILLVIILLELFRTVVRFLQTEVLELEPYLSVGVIACTRKILTAGAELSHQQSMTDTQFYQYLMDVGLNVAVIIALIGAIFMIRRRPEQRPLSAVAPPRTDP, via the coding sequence ATGGAGACGGACGAATTAAGGACTCGCCGGAATGCGTTGATGCGGCGATGGTGTCAATACATGGAATGGCTGGACCGCCTGGGGTATGCCACGGCGGGATTCAGTTTGTTGATCCTCGGTATGCTGGTGTTTATCCATGCTTGGTATGTGTTTCTCGCCGGTCAGTTCGATCCCAAAGGCCATGTCCTCATTCTTCCAGCCGGCCTTAGGTTGTTGAATGACATTTTGCTGGTCATTATTCTCTTGGAGCTGTTCCGGACCGTGGTGCGTTTTCTCCAAACCGAAGTATTGGAGCTGGAGCCCTATCTGTCGGTGGGTGTCATTGCCTGTACCAGGAAAATTCTGACGGCCGGCGCAGAACTCTCGCATCAGCAAAGCATGACGGACACGCAGTTTTATCAGTACCTCATGGATGTGGGGCTGAATGTGGCTGTGATCATCGCGTTGATTGGCGCCATATTCATGATTCGGAGACGGCCCGAGCAGCGGCCTCTATCCGCCGTTGCGCCGCCAAGGACTGATCCATAG
- a CDS encoding hypothetical protein (Evidence 4 : Unknown function but conserved in other organisms; MaGe:77310726) yields MALKKGDFIDEQARHPHACGLVVKVMGGGEGFEKIVCCGHDLTEDDVVAEMGSPAGRKRGILPSAVVLDEKKLYPDSCGLRVMIMDGGAGFAEIRCCGHSLTISSMRELKFGQMRSPEPEQTGPSGTA; encoded by the coding sequence ATGGCACTCAAAAAAGGCGATTTCATCGATGAGCAGGCCCGCCATCCGCATGCCTGCGGGTTGGTTGTCAAAGTCATGGGTGGCGGCGAGGGGTTTGAGAAGATCGTCTGTTGCGGCCATGATTTAACAGAAGACGATGTTGTTGCCGAGATGGGGTCGCCCGCCGGCCGGAAGCGTGGCATATTGCCGTCGGCGGTCGTCTTGGATGAGAAGAAGTTGTATCCGGACTCCTGCGGATTGCGGGTGATGATTATGGATGGTGGGGCAGGGTTTGCGGAAATCCGTTGCTGCGGTCATTCTCTGACGATCAGTTCGATGCGGGAATTAAAGTTCGGTCAGATGCGCTCTCCCGAGCCGGAGCAGACCGGACCGTCCGGTACGGCGTAG
- a CDS encoding MFS domain-containing protein (MaGe:77310727), which yields MSSPPSFPAGRRELWAWCFYDFANSSFSTLIVTVAYSVYFIQVAAADVAPPGMAERLWFWGYALSMLVVALVSPVLGVWADIRAVKRQVLIVSTLLCVASTALLWLVTRGDVTLGLLIFGIANIGFDIGFVFCSAFLVELVAPQQMGRLSGYGWGFGYVGGLLSLVLAYPFISGGFAESNLALYRLSFVMTAAFFLVAALPTFFFLQERAQPRPLTAGVVVWRAVMKQLRDTARQLSAYRDLRRYFVAYLLYSDAINTVIVASGIFANKVLDFTPGDLIIYFLVTQITAGLGSVGFGFVADRIGAVRSITITLLLWIAVVIGAAAVQTPLQFYLLGLVAGAALGANQSVSRTLLGRFTPLGHQGEFFGFFSVAGKFAAILGPIVYGEVTVWTGSQRWAVLSMALFFAIGLAIFLGVDERRGMAAAQE from the coding sequence GTGAGCAGCCCGCCTTCCTTTCCAGCTGGCCGCCGAGAGCTCTGGGCCTGGTGTTTCTACGATTTCGCCAACTCTTCCTTTTCCACCCTGATCGTGACGGTCGCCTACAGCGTCTATTTTATTCAGGTCGCCGCTGCGGATGTCGCTCCACCGGGCATGGCCGAGCGACTCTGGTTTTGGGGCTATGCGCTTTCCATGCTGGTCGTGGCGCTGGTGTCGCCTGTTCTGGGGGTGTGGGCCGATATTCGGGCTGTCAAACGGCAGGTGCTTATCGTTTCCACGTTGCTCTGCGTAGCCAGCACAGCGCTGCTATGGCTCGTGACCCGCGGTGATGTGACGCTCGGGCTCCTCATTTTCGGAATTGCCAATATCGGATTCGATATTGGCTTTGTGTTCTGCAGCGCGTTTCTGGTGGAACTCGTCGCGCCGCAGCAGATGGGGCGGTTGTCCGGATACGGATGGGGGTTTGGCTATGTCGGCGGGTTGCTCTCGCTGGTGCTGGCCTACCCCTTCATCTCCGGCGGCTTCGCCGAGTCGAACCTGGCTCTCTATCGCTTGAGTTTCGTCATGACGGCGGCGTTTTTTCTTGTTGCGGCCCTGCCCACCTTTTTCTTTTTACAAGAACGGGCGCAGCCCCGTCCGCTGACCGCCGGTGTGGTGGTGTGGCGTGCGGTCATGAAGCAGCTGCGCGACACCGCCCGTCAGCTGTCGGCCTATCGGGATCTCCGGCGCTACTTCGTCGCCTATTTACTGTATTCCGATGCGATCAATACAGTGATTGTGGCGTCGGGTATTTTTGCGAACAAAGTCCTGGACTTCACGCCGGGCGATCTGATTATCTATTTCCTCGTGACGCAGATTACAGCGGGCCTGGGCTCGGTCGGGTTCGGGTTTGTGGCGGATCGGATTGGGGCGGTGCGGTCGATCACGATCACGTTGCTCCTATGGATTGCCGTTGTGATTGGGGCTGCGGCGGTGCAGACGCCGCTGCAGTTTTACCTGCTGGGCTTGGTGGCCGGCGCGGCGCTTGGCGCCAATCAATCGGTGAGCCGCACGTTACTTGGCCGGTTTACGCCGCTGGGGCATCAGGGCGAATTCTTCGGGTTCTTTTCCGTGGCGGGGAAATTCGCTGCGATTCTTGGACCGATCGTCTACGGAGAAGTGACGGTCTGGACCGGGAGCCAGCGCTGGGCGGTCTTGTCGATGGCGCTGTTTTTTGCGATTGGCCTAGCCATATTTCTTGGAGTGGATGAACGCCGCGGCATGGCGGCAGCGCAGGAGTGA